A genome region from Tolypothrix sp. PCC 7712 includes the following:
- a CDS encoding sulfurtransferase, translated as MSQYAHPEVLIDTQWLMDRLNDSSVRVVEVDMSPEPYKNAHIPGAVFWNIFTDILTPDLRINLDPTSIEKLLSRSGISPDTTVVAYGSYPGTGGWIFWLLQLFGHNRVYILNGGYQKWVAEGRPLATELSTFTPTHYQAKAPDANLRVLLAEVQASLQQTERVLLDVRTPQEYNGELFMMQPPQGTERAGHIPGAVHIEHTLTLNADGTFKSAEQLHQIYSSKGITPDKEVFPYCAIGGRSAYTWFVLKYLLGYPKVRNYDGSWNEWGRLPDALIEQSSIIV; from the coding sequence ATGTCTCAGTATGCTCATCCTGAAGTTCTGATCGATACGCAATGGCTGATGGATCGTCTCAACGATTCTAGTGTGCGGGTGGTTGAGGTGGATATGAGTCCAGAACCATACAAAAATGCTCACATCCCTGGTGCAGTCTTTTGGAATATCTTCACGGATATCTTAACTCCCGATTTGCGGATCAATTTAGATCCCACATCTATAGAAAAGCTGCTTTCGCGATCGGGTATTTCCCCTGACACAACAGTCGTCGCCTATGGTAGCTATCCTGGAACCGGAGGTTGGATTTTCTGGCTGTTGCAACTCTTTGGGCATAACCGCGTATATATTCTCAATGGCGGTTATCAGAAATGGGTCGCAGAAGGTCGGCCACTAGCAACAGAGTTGTCTACTTTTACACCCACACACTACCAAGCCAAAGCACCCGATGCTAACTTGCGGGTTTTGCTGGCGGAAGTTCAAGCCTCTTTGCAGCAAACAGAGCGTGTATTATTAGATGTGCGTACTCCTCAAGAGTACAATGGCGAACTATTCATGATGCAGCCGCCACAAGGAACAGAACGCGCCGGACATATTCCGGGTGCAGTCCATATTGAACATACCTTGACTTTGAATGCAGATGGAACATTCAAGTCAGCCGAACAGTTGCATCAGATCTACAGTAGTAAAGGGATTACGCCTGATAAGGAAGTATTTCCTTACTGTGCCATTGGTGGGCGATCGGCATATACTTGGTTTGTTTTGAAATATTTGTTGGGTTATCCCAAAGTCAGAAATTATGATGGTTCGTGGAATGAATGGGGACGCTTACCTGATGCACTGATTGAGCAATCATCAATCATTGTATGA
- a CDS encoding glycoside hydrolase family 10 protein, which translates to MVSTSTAFSDIKGHWARSFIEALSGRRLINGYPNGTFRPDNSVTRAEFAALIAKVFTVTSKRKYSPFTDVPTNHWAATVIKNAYEAGFISGYPDKTFRPNNRISRGDVLVAIVNGLEIATKIKPDLVNKLSQYYTDATAIASYAKNQVAIATSAGLVVNYPNLKLLNPNLAATRADLAVIAYQALVYLGQAEKITSTYLVPSPNPPVVVVPPKPPVVVDPQPPVVVVDPQPPVVVVDPQPPVVVDPQPPVVVVDPQPPVVVVPPVEPPKVEVPQNTVRLSHQREFRGAWVATVWNGDWPSKPGLPVAQQKSELVAIITRLQQLNFNALILQVRPEGDAVYASTLEPWSAWITGTQGKAPDPYYDPLEFAIAECHKRNIEVHAWFNPYRAKTSINSGINVSPHIAVTNPDVVYKWGNQLWMDPGIKIVQDRAYNVILDVVRRYDIDGVHLDDYFYPYPISGQTFPDNKTYDTYKNAGGGLSLGDWRRENVNLMVLRLSEGIKATKPHVKFGISPFGIYRPGQPAGITGLDAYNVLYADSKKWLELGWVDYIAPQLYWRTDQTQQSYPALLNWWTQVNTKQKHVYAGNNLTEPSNKSRESEEIEKQVIFSRSQAGRYSLGNIFFNLGVLMENSQGIADKFQTQIYSKPAISPTWSSQITTAPAAPTGLVYVNGKLNWKPGDDQQVRSWTLYRQTTDGWVIQRILSAGTNFATVGPGTYAVCAVDRLANESQGVMITVN; encoded by the coding sequence ATGGTATCTACTTCTACAGCGTTCTCAGATATTAAAGGCCATTGGGCAAGGTCATTTATTGAAGCTTTATCAGGGCGGCGCTTGATCAATGGGTATCCTAACGGTACTTTTCGCCCAGATAACTCAGTAACTCGTGCTGAATTTGCTGCCCTTATTGCAAAAGTCTTTACAGTTACTTCTAAGCGGAAATATTCCCCGTTTACTGATGTACCAACTAATCATTGGGCAGCCACTGTTATTAAAAATGCTTATGAAGCAGGGTTTATTTCTGGATACCCTGATAAAACTTTCCGCCCCAATAATAGAATTTCTCGGGGTGATGTTTTAGTGGCAATAGTTAATGGCTTGGAAATTGCTACTAAGATAAAACCTGACTTAGTTAATAAATTGTCACAATATTATACAGATGCGACTGCGATCGCCAGCTATGCCAAAAATCAAGTAGCTATTGCTACGAGTGCAGGGTTAGTAGTTAACTACCCAAATCTCAAATTACTCAACCCTAATCTAGCCGCAACCCGTGCTGATTTAGCGGTCATAGCCTATCAAGCTTTGGTATATCTGGGGCAAGCAGAAAAAATTACCTCTACGTACTTAGTGCCATCGCCAAACCCACCTGTGGTAGTGGTACCTCCAAAGCCACCTGTAGTAGTAGATCCTCAGCCACCTGTGGTAGTAGTAGATCCTCAGCCACCTGTAGTAGTAGTAGATCCTCAGCCACCTGTAGTAGTAGATCCTCAGCCACCTGTAGTAGTAGTAGATCCTCAGCCACCTGTGGTAGTAGTACCTCCAGTTGAGCCGCCTAAGGTAGAAGTACCACAGAATACTGTGAGGCTAAGTCATCAAAGGGAGTTTCGTGGAGCATGGGTAGCAACTGTTTGGAATGGTGATTGGCCTTCTAAACCTGGACTACCTGTTGCACAACAGAAATCGGAACTAGTTGCGATTATTACTCGATTACAACAACTCAACTTTAATGCCTTAATTTTACAGGTGCGTCCAGAAGGGGATGCTGTGTATGCTTCGACTTTAGAACCTTGGAGTGCTTGGATTACCGGAACTCAGGGAAAAGCACCAGATCCATATTATGATCCCTTAGAATTTGCGATCGCAGAATGCCACAAGCGCAACATTGAAGTTCATGCTTGGTTTAACCCTTACCGCGCTAAGACTAGTATCAATAGCGGAATTAATGTTAGTCCCCATATAGCTGTCACGAATCCAGACGTGGTTTATAAATGGGGCAATCAATTGTGGATGGATCCAGGGATTAAAATTGTTCAGGACAGGGCTTATAACGTTATTCTTGATGTTGTGCGTCGGTATGATATCGATGGCGTTCACTTAGACGACTATTTTTATCCTTATCCCATATCTGGGCAAACTTTCCCCGACAACAAAACCTATGACACTTACAAAAACGCTGGCGGTGGACTTAGCTTAGGCGATTGGCGACGAGAAAATGTCAATCTGATGGTGCTGCGGTTATCGGAAGGAATCAAAGCCACAAAGCCGCACGTTAAATTTGGCATTAGTCCCTTTGGAATTTATCGCCCTGGACAACCAGCAGGTATTACGGGCTTAGATGCCTATAATGTCCTGTATGCTGACTCCAAGAAATGGTTAGAACTGGGCTGGGTTGATTATATTGCGCCTCAACTTTATTGGCGTACCGACCAAACACAACAAAGTTATCCTGCTTTACTCAATTGGTGGACACAGGTAAACACCAAGCAAAAACACGTTTACGCTGGTAACAATTTGACCGAACCCAGCAACAAGAGTCGGGAAAGTGAAGAGATTGAAAAGCAGGTAATATTTAGTCGTAGCCAAGCTGGAAGGTATTCCCTGGGTAATATCTTCTTTAATTTGGGTGTTTTGATGGAAAATAGCCAAGGTATTGCTGATAAATTCCAAACTCAAATTTATAGCAAACCTGCCATTTCTCCTACTTGGTCTTCCCAAATTACCACAGCACCAGCAGCACCCACGGGGCTAGTTTATGTGAACGGTAAACTCAATTGGAAACCTGGAGACGATCAGCAAGTTCGTTCTTGGACACTTTATCGCCAAACTACTGATGGCTGGGTAATTCAGCGCATTTTATCTGCTGGTACAAACTTTGCTACTGTCGGCCCAGGAACATACGCTGTGTGCGCCGTCGATAGGCTAGCGAATGAAAGCCAGGGAGTGATGATTACAGTCAATTAA
- a CDS encoding AAA family ATPase, which produces MVSIEVSIPHIPGYRVSEEIYNGSRTLVYRGFREADNKPVVLKLLKNSYPSFNELVQFRNQYTIAKNLQSPLIIGTYSLEAYQNGYVLVMEDFGGIALSQWYKIRTNVLSLMEFFQIAIALCNTLDILYRHRIIHKDIKPANILINPETKQIKLIDFSIASLLPRETQTLISPNVLEGTLAYLSPEQTGRMNRGIDYRTDFYSLGVTFYEILTGELPFQSNDPMELVHCHIAKMPTALGNREQGTGNREGIPQVLYDIVMKLLAKNAEDRYQSALGLKYDLENCLEQLQTTAKIESFPIGRRDVCDRFLIPDKLYGRTAEVEKLLTAFKRVSIGAKEMVLVAGFSGIGKTAVVNEVHKPIVQKRGYFIKGKFDQFNRNIPFSAFVQALRNLMLQLLSESDAQLQKWKSQVLTALGENAQVIVEVIPELEQIIGVQPPVPELGGNASQNRFNLLFQKFIAIFTTKKHPLVIFLDDLQWADLASLKLMELLMSESDIGYLLLMGAYRDNEVSPAHPLIVTLNEIQVAGANINTLTLPPLKLSQINQLIADTLSCSLELALPLTKLVYQKTQGNPFFNNQFLKVLYEEGLITFNVEQGYWECDIAKVNALALTDDVVEFMSMQLQKLPPATQDVLKLAACIGNTFDLTTLATVRQKSLVAAAAELWSALESGLILPQSEVYKFFQEVENHPDTKSFKYQNSQTPTYKFLHDRVQQAAYFLIPEAQKKFTHLNIGRLMLKNTPKAQIEEQIFQIVNQLNQGVELLTSQDEKHELAQLNFQAGYKAKNATAYSAAWEYLTIGRQLLADDYWQSQYNLTLSLYEASVEVAYLSGNFAEMEKLAEILLKEAKSLLDQVKVYDVKNQALVAQNKSVEAVNNGLQFLKLLGIEFPTEPSQADIIAGLQATQSLWQDKGIAELINLPVMSDRIQLAAMQILSSISAASYLAVPALYPLIYFKQVSLSIKYGNTAISTHSYACYALILSAIVGDFETGYQFGKLALDLLPQLKAKELECKVQSMVYGFVKHWKIAVKETLIPLRSAYYIGLETGDLQFAGYSAVMYCGFTYFAGIEKELSELQREVFALSDSINQIKQIACLQYFQMLQQSIHDLRTGRSVIEYLQGEYYDEEKMLTQHLQANDRLGVFYLYSHKLLLNYLLGNYQQAVADAALTEQYVDGAAGFAYVPIFYFYDSLTQLAAYRENLVVDKEKLVAKITTNQEKMKNWAHYAPMNCQYKFDLVEAEYQRLFGEKWQAMEMYDRAIAGAKENGYLRDEALANELAASFYLDCGKEKVAQAYLQEAYYGYARWGAKAKIEDLEQRYPQLLKSMLQRQQYSLNATTTIASTVSESSSTTLSDHTVSEFLDLATIIKASHALSSEIHLEKLLSTLLSVVMENAGADKGVLLLQKQEKLVLEAIATLGESPTLMRSLPLEESLDVPISLINSVKRTLQAATIDNATIDPILMVDAYIISQQPKSLLCTPIIHQGKLLGILYLENHLTVGAFTSDRLTLLNLLCTQGAISLENARLYQESQANAQKLAQSLKKQKTLFDVVTQMRESLDLDAIFCAVTQNMRRILNADRVGIYQFEAKSKYEYGHFIAEDVIPEFPSALAVNVKDHCFGEDYANLYKQGRICAMADLDSAQVLDCHRAILEQFHVKASLVVAIIQNGELWGLLCVHQCDRPREWRGSEIQFAQQIAAQLGVALQQADLLLQTRQQATQLEQALQHLQQTQLQLVQNEKMSALGNLVAGVAHEINNPVGFIAGNLEPAKDYVQDLFDLIELYETLPYDNAAIEDKIASIDLEYLREDLPKLLDSMSLGIERIGNISTSLRTFSRADKAYKVPFNIHEGIDSTILILKHRLKANEHHPAIEIVKEYGELPMVECFAGQLNQVFMNLLANAIDALEESNTGRSFAEIQANPNQITIRTTKSGDGKQAVISIQDNGTGMSEEVKHKIFDHLFTTKGVGKGTGLGLAIARQIVEETHNGRLICNSILGEGTEFLIQIPM; this is translated from the coding sequence ATGGTTAGCATCGAAGTTAGTATTCCTCATATTCCTGGTTATCGCGTTAGTGAAGAAATCTACAACGGTTCCAGAACGCTGGTTTATCGAGGATTTCGAGAGGCTGACAATAAACCTGTGGTATTGAAACTATTAAAAAATTCTTATCCTAGTTTCAACGAATTGGTACAGTTTCGCAATCAGTACACTATTGCTAAAAATCTGCAATCACCACTAATTATTGGGACATACAGCCTGGAAGCATATCAGAATGGCTATGTGTTAGTTATGGAGGATTTTGGCGGAATCGCTCTGAGCCAATGGTATAAAATTAGAACAAATGTATTGAGCTTAATGGAGTTTTTCCAAATTGCGATCGCACTGTGCAATACATTAGATATTCTTTACCGCCATCGCATTATTCATAAGGATATAAAACCTGCGAATATTTTAATTAATCCCGAAACCAAGCAAATTAAATTAATTGACTTTAGTATTGCATCTTTACTACCACGAGAAACTCAAACACTTATTAGTCCTAATGTATTGGAAGGCACACTCGCTTATTTATCGCCAGAACAGACAGGGAGGATGAATCGCGGGATTGATTACCGTACAGACTTTTATTCTTTGGGTGTGACTTTTTACGAAATACTCACCGGAGAATTACCATTTCAATCAAACGATCCGATGGAGTTGGTACATTGTCATATTGCTAAAATGCCTACGGCATTAGGGAATAGGGAACAGGGAACAGGAAATAGGGAAGGAATACCGCAGGTACTTTACGATATTGTGATGAAACTGCTGGCGAAAAATGCGGAAGACCGCTATCAGAGTGCTTTAGGGTTGAAATATGATTTAGAAAATTGCTTAGAACAACTACAGACAACAGCTAAGATTGAAAGTTTCCCGATTGGAAGGCGGGATGTGTGCGATCGCTTTCTTATCCCTGATAAACTTTATGGCAGAACGGCAGAAGTTGAAAAGCTGCTGACAGCATTTAAGCGAGTCAGTATAGGTGCTAAGGAAATGGTATTAGTAGCAGGCTTTTCTGGGATTGGGAAAACTGCTGTTGTCAATGAAGTTCACAAGCCAATTGTGCAGAAGCGAGGCTACTTCATTAAAGGTAAATTTGACCAATTTAATCGCAATATTCCCTTCTCTGCTTTTGTGCAAGCTTTACGTAATTTGATGCTGCAATTACTGTCAGAAAGTGATGCACAATTGCAAAAATGGAAAAGTCAAGTTCTCACAGCCTTGGGTGAGAATGCACAGGTAATTGTGGAAGTAATTCCCGAATTAGAACAAATTATTGGTGTGCAACCACCTGTACCTGAATTAGGAGGAAATGCATCTCAAAATCGTTTTAATTTACTATTCCAAAAATTTATTGCTATTTTTACTACCAAAAAACACCCCCTTGTCATCTTCCTTGATGATTTGCAATGGGCAGATTTGGCTTCTTTAAAGTTGATGGAATTATTGATGAGCGAAAGCGATATTGGCTATCTCTTATTGATGGGAGCCTATCGAGATAATGAAGTTTCTCCAGCTCATCCTTTAATAGTAACTTTAAATGAAATCCAAGTAGCTGGGGCTAATATCAATACCCTGACATTACCTCCTCTAAAATTATCTCAGATTAACCAACTAATTGCTGATACACTGAGTTGTTCCCTGGAACTGGCATTACCTTTAACAAAATTGGTATATCAGAAAACTCAAGGTAATCCCTTTTTCAACAATCAATTTCTCAAGGTTTTATATGAAGAAGGATTAATTACTTTTAATGTCGAGCAAGGCTATTGGGAATGCGATATTGCTAAAGTTAATGCCTTAGCACTCACAGATGATGTGGTTGAGTTTATGTCTATGCAATTACAGAAATTGCCTCCAGCCACTCAAGATGTTTTAAAATTAGCTGCTTGCATTGGTAACACTTTTGATTTAACGACACTAGCAACTGTAAGACAAAAATCTCTAGTAGCAGCTGCTGCAGAATTATGGTCTGCTTTGGAATCTGGGTTAATTTTACCGCAAAGTGAGGTTTATAAGTTCTTTCAAGAAGTTGAGAATCATCCCGATACCAAATCATTCAAATATCAAAATTCTCAAACTCCTACCTATAAGTTTTTACATGATCGTGTACAACAAGCAGCTTATTTTCTCATTCCAGAAGCGCAGAAAAAATTTACCCATTTAAATATCGGGAGATTAATGTTAAAGAATACTCCCAAAGCGCAAATAGAAGAGCAAATATTTCAGATTGTCAATCAGTTAAATCAAGGAGTTGAATTACTCACTTCACAGGATGAGAAACATGAATTAGCTCAATTAAATTTCCAAGCAGGATACAAAGCCAAGAATGCTACGGCTTACAGTGCTGCTTGGGAATATTTGACGATAGGGCGGCAGTTATTAGCTGATGATTATTGGCAAAGTCAATATAATTTGACGTTAAGTTTATACGAAGCATCAGTAGAAGTTGCTTATCTCAGTGGTAACTTTGCTGAGATGGAAAAATTAGCGGAAATTTTGCTTAAAGAAGCAAAAAGCCTATTGGATCAAGTTAAAGTATATGACGTTAAAAATCAGGCTTTGGTAGCACAAAATAAATCTGTAGAAGCAGTAAATAATGGGCTACAATTTCTCAAATTATTGGGCATAGAATTTCCTACAGAACCCAGCCAAGCTGATATTATAGCCGGATTACAAGCAACTCAAAGCCTTTGGCAAGACAAAGGAATTGCCGAATTAATTAACTTACCTGTAATGAGCGATCGCATTCAGTTAGCAGCGATGCAAATATTATCTAGCATCTCAGCAGCTAGCTATTTAGCAGTGCCGGCACTTTATCCGTTAATTTATTTTAAACAGGTAAGTTTATCAATTAAATATGGCAATACTGCCATTTCTACCCATAGTTATGCCTGTTATGCTCTCATTCTTAGCGCCATAGTAGGAGATTTTGAAACAGGTTATCAATTTGGTAAACTCGCTTTAGATTTATTACCCCAACTCAAAGCCAAAGAACTGGAATGTAAAGTTCAATCTATGGTTTATGGGTTTGTCAAGCATTGGAAAATTGCTGTCAAAGAAACTTTAATACCTTTGCGTTCAGCTTATTATATTGGTCTAGAAACTGGGGATTTACAATTTGCTGGCTACTCAGCCGTAATGTACTGCGGATTTACCTATTTTGCAGGCATAGAAAAAGAATTATCTGAGTTGCAACGAGAAGTATTTGCTTTGAGCGATTCTATCAATCAAATTAAGCAGATAGCTTGTTTACAATATTTCCAAATGTTGCAACAATCAATACATGATTTACGCACAGGCAGAAGTGTTATTGAATATTTACAGGGAGAATATTACGACGAAGAAAAAATGCTAACTCAGCATTTACAAGCTAATGATAGACTAGGTGTTTTTTATCTATACTCTCATAAATTGCTGTTGAACTATTTGCTGGGCAACTATCAACAAGCGGTTGCAGATGCTGCACTTACAGAACAATATGTAGATGGTGCTGCAGGCTTTGCTTATGTTCCCATATTTTACTTTTATGATTCTCTGACACAGTTGGCAGCCTATAGAGAAAATCTGGTTGTAGACAAAGAGAAGTTAGTTGCAAAAATCACAACAAATCAAGAGAAAATGAAAAATTGGGCGCATTATGCGCCCATGAATTGCCAATACAAATTTGATTTAGTCGAGGCAGAATATCAACGGCTATTTGGGGAAAAATGGCAAGCAATGGAAATGTACGATCGCGCCATTGCAGGGGCTAAAGAAAATGGTTATCTGCGTGACGAAGCACTGGCTAATGAACTTGCTGCTAGCTTCTATTTAGATTGTGGTAAAGAGAAAGTAGCTCAAGCTTATCTACAAGAAGCTTATTACGGCTATGCTCGTTGGGGAGCCAAAGCCAAAATCGAAGATTTAGAACAGCGCTATCCCCAATTGCTCAAGAGTATGTTGCAAAGACAACAATATTCTTTGAATGCAACCACAACCATTGCTAGTACTGTCTCTGAAAGCAGCAGCACGACATTAAGCGATCATACAGTTTCAGAATTTCTCGATTTGGCAACTATTATCAAAGCTTCTCACGCTCTCTCTAGCGAAATTCATTTAGAAAAGCTACTTTCAACTTTGCTGTCTGTAGTCATGGAAAATGCTGGTGCAGATAAAGGTGTATTACTGCTACAGAAACAAGAAAAGTTAGTACTAGAAGCCATTGCTACATTAGGGGAATCACCTACACTGATGCGATCGCTGCCTTTAGAAGAATCTCTAGATGTCCCAATTTCTTTGATTAACAGTGTTAAACGCACTCTGCAAGCCGCAACCATTGACAATGCAACCATAGATCCCATTTTGATGGTTGATGCTTACATTATTTCCCAACAGCCCAAAAGTTTGTTGTGTACGCCAATTATCCACCAAGGTAAGCTGCTAGGCATTCTTTATTTAGAAAATCACCTGACAGTTGGAGCTTTTACCAGCGATCGCCTCACTTTACTCAATTTATTATGTACTCAAGGAGCAATTTCTCTAGAAAATGCCCGCCTTTATCAAGAATCGCAAGCTAATGCCCAAAAACTAGCACAATCCCTCAAAAAACAGAAAACCTTGTTTGATGTGGTAACGCAGATGCGAGAGTCTTTAGACTTGGATGCCATATTTTGTGCAGTTACCCAAAATATGCGACGAATTTTAAATGCCGATCGCGTTGGCATTTATCAATTTGAGGCAAAATCCAAGTATGAATATGGCCACTTTATTGCCGAAGATGTCATCCCCGAATTTCCTTCTGCTCTAGCTGTTAACGTTAAAGATCATTGCTTTGGCGAAGACTACGCCAACCTTTATAAACAAGGGCGGATCTGCGCTATGGCTGACTTAGATTCAGCCCAGGTACTAGATTGCCATCGTGCGATTTTAGAACAATTTCATGTCAAAGCCTCCCTAGTTGTCGCAATTATTCAAAATGGTGAACTGTGGGGTTTGCTGTGCGTTCACCAATGCGATCGCCCCCGTGAGTGGCGAGGTTCGGAAATTCAATTTGCCCAGCAAATAGCTGCTCAATTAGGGGTAGCACTCCAGCAAGCAGACTTGTTGCTGCAAACTCGTCAACAAGCAACTCAACTCGAACAAGCGCTTCAGCATCTCCAGCAAACTCAACTGCAACTAGTGCAGAATGAGAAGATGTCAGCTTTAGGTAATTTAGTAGCTGGTGTAGCTCATGAAATTAACAATCCCGTGGGCTTTATTGCTGGTAACTTGGAACCAGCAAAAGACTATGTGCAAGACTTGTTTGATTTAATAGAGTTATATGAAACATTGCCCTATGACAATGCGGCAATAGAAGATAAAATTGCCTCTATTGACTTAGAATATCTGCGCGAAGATTTACCTAAATTGCTAGATTCGATGTCATTGGGCATTGAACGCATTGGTAATATTAGCACCAGTTTACGCACTTTCTCCAGAGCCGATAAAGCCTACAAAGTCCCGTTTAATATTCACGAAGGTATCGACAGCACAATTTTAATTCTCAAGCATCGCTTAAAAGCTAACGAACATCATCCAGCTATAGAGATTGTCAAAGAATATGGGGAGCTACCAATGGTAGAATGCTTTGCCGGACAATTAAACCAAGTATTTATGAACTTGTTGGCGAATGCGATCGATGCTTTAGAAGAGTCAAATACTGGACGCAGCTTTGCCGAAATTCAAGCCAACCCCAATCAAATTACAATTCGCACGACTAAAAGTGGAGATGGTAAACAAGCAGTAATTAGCATTCAAGATAACGGTACAGGAATGTCTGAGGAAGTCAAACACAAGATATTCGATCATCTATTTACCACCAAAGGAGTTGGTAAAGGCACTGGTTTAGGATTAGCGATCGCACGTCAAATTGTGGAAGAAACTCACAACGGGCGTTTGATTTGTAACTCTATTTTAGGTGAAGGTACAGAATTCCTGATTCAAATACCTATGTAA